From Bos indicus isolate NIAB-ARS_2022 breed Sahiwal x Tharparkar chromosome 4, NIAB-ARS_B.indTharparkar_mat_pri_1.0, whole genome shotgun sequence, the proteins below share one genomic window:
- the FAM237B gene encoding LOW QUALITY PROTEIN: protein FAM237B (The sequence of the model RefSeq protein was modified relative to this genomic sequence to represent the inferred CDS: inserted 2 bases in 1 codon), whose protein sequence is MDFATRRWFYLPLGCMLLIHLTHADFEFQKGVLASNNPGIMEDIDPQCWNTCSLTLIELKELKIEHNVDAFWNFMLFLQKSQWPRHYNVFLSIAQDFWDMYVDCLLSRSHGMGRRQLMSPRYNFLQKIRXNLNVYLDNSSLVFLKIQHLIFLIFKVYLIS, encoded by the exons ATGGATTTTGCCACAAGAAGATGGTTCTACCTGCCTTTGGGTTGCATGTTGCTGATCCATCTGACTCATGCTGACTTTGAATTTCAAAAGGGGGTACTTGCCAGcaacaacccagggatcatggAAGACATTGATCCCCAGTGCTGGAATACTTGCTCTTTGACATTGATAGAGCTCAAGGAACTCAAGATAGAGCACAATGTGGATGCTTTCTGGAATTTCATGTTGTTCCTGCAAAAATCCCAGTGGCCTAGACATTATAATGTCTTCTTAAGCATAGCTCAGGATTTCTGGGACATGTATGTAGACTGCTTGCTTTCAAGATCTCATGGAATGGGCAGAAGACAGTTGATGTCTCCCAGGTATAATTTTCTACAGAAGATAAG GAATTTAAATGTGTACTTAGATAATAGCAGTTtggttttcttaaaaattcaacatttaatctttctgatttttaaagtttatctaATAAGCTAG